Proteins found in one Quercus robur chromosome 2, dhQueRobu3.1, whole genome shotgun sequence genomic segment:
- the LOC126715241 gene encoding uncharacterized protein LOC126715241, producing MAQAARLDLRMQKELRLLLTDPPPGASFPLLSSSSSPSLSAIDAQIEGPEGTVYAKGMFHIKIQITERYPFQPPSVTFVTPIYHPNIDNGGRICLDILNLPPKGAWQPSLNISTVLTSIGLLLSEPNPDDGLMCEASREYKYNRQAFDQKARSMTEKYAKVGVSGNACSSQSIPTNSNTSMMEVKTAGMESRHEVNEYGVSQKKLCGTRWKLSLESSGSTLKRDGDGKLNEVPNDHTVPSNYKDQRELEGTRKGPIDMNDEYNQDQDKLCETRQKLSLETFGQFQNRDGHDKENLVLNRCPSPNPQKPFVASSGSSMTKVGNHYDHEEQGSKSINDSINMRSKKLTVGKKQPQGITSDTCQIRDGCNEEMIVIPQPSPSEFHSYASHETLPLPMAAKHIELPHKGFIDGMGNGYNGINSKKLCSVGKKLSMGFRGLSQIQEKDNKENVVPVHQTPLPHPKSPSLSSSMPSMVSKVGKHFESGSEISGLNVSYKNCGIGRKLSLGPLTQLQGSNDDNRQLLSLSQKLSEDPSKDLPLQQDCRCDNKQKLNHDHNVKIDEGTKQQNTEDKSPVSESVIVLDSEDSEDEGYVSLRKSLLARKRIGKRKARV from the exons ATGGCTCAGGCAGCGAGGCTCGACCTCCGAATGCAAAAGGAACTCAGGCTCCTCCTCACCGACCCCCCTCCCGGCGCGTCGTTCCCACTTctctcctcctcttcttctccctCCTTGTCCGCCATCGATGCCC AGATTGAAGGTCCTGAAGGGACTGTATACGCCAAAGGGATGTTTCACATTAAGATTCAAATAACAGAAAG GTACCCATTTCAGCCTCCAAGTGTGACGTTTGTGACACCTATCTACCACCCTAATATCGACAACGGAGGCCGAATTTGCCTTGACATTCTTAATCTTCCCCCCAAG GGGGCATGGCAACCATCATTAAACATTTCAACTGTGCTTACAAGCATAGGGTTGCTACTGAGTGAACCCAATCCTGATGATGGCTTAATGTGTGAAGCA AGTAGGGAGTACAAATATAACAGACAAGCCTTTGACCAAAAAGCTCGATCCATGACTGAGAAATATGCCAAGGTTGGAGTCAGTGGGAATGCTTGTAGCAGTCAAAGCATACCAACTAACTCAAATACAAGCATG ATGGAAGTAAAAACAGCTGGAATGGAGTCAAGACATGAAGTAAATGAGTACGGTGTAAGCCAGAAGAAGTTATGTGGGACTAGGTGGAAGCTGTCACTGGAGTCCTCAGGTTCTACCCTGAAAAGGGATGGTGATGGGAAACTGAATGAGGTGCCTAATGACCACACGGTACCTTCTAATTACAAGGACCAGAGGGAACTAGAAGGAACCAGAAAAGGGCCAATAGACATGAATGATGAGTACAATCAGGATCAGGATAAGCTATGTGAAACCAGGCAGAAATTATCACTGGAAACCTTTGGTCAATTCCAGAACAGAGATGGCCATGACAAAGAGAATTTGGTACTAAATCGCTGTCCATCACCTAACCCTCAGAAGCCTTTTGTGGCTTCTTCAGGGTCATCAATGACGAAGGTTGGAAACCATTATGATCATGAAGAGCAAGGTAGTAAATCAATAAATGACAGCATCAACATGAGATCAAAGAAGCTGACTGTTGGCAAAAAGCAGCCACAGGGAATAACTTCAGACACCTGCCAGATAAGAGATGGTTGTAATGAAGAAATGATTGTGATCCCTCAACCATCACCCTCTGAGTTCCATTCATATGCGTCTCATGAGACCTTGCCACTTCCAATGGCTGCTAAACATATTGAACTGCCTCATAAGGGTTTTATCGATGGAATGGGAAATGGCTACAATGGTATAAATTCTAAGAAGCTCTGTTCTGTTGGCAAGAAGCTTTCAATGGGGTTCAGGGGCTTATCTCAGATTCAAGAAAAGGATAACAAGGAAAATGTGGTTCCAGTTCACCAGACACCACTTCCACATCCCAAAAGCCCTTCTCTGAGTTCATCTATGCCCTCAATGGTATCAAAGGTAGGGAAGCATTTTGAAAGCGGATCAGAGATTAGTGGCCTAAATGTGAGTTACAAGAATTGTGGGATTGGTCGAAAGCTGTCACTTGGTCCCCTCACTCAATTACAGGGGAGCAATGATGATAACAGGCAGTTGCTGTCACTCTCCCAGAAACTCTCTGAAGATCCATCCAAGGACCTGCCCTTGCAACAGGATTGCAGGTGTGATAACAAGCAGAAGTTGAATCACGATCACAATGTGAAGATTGATGAGGGGACCAAGCAACAGAATACAGAAGACAAATCACCAGTTTCTGAATCGGTAATTGTTCTGGATAGTGAAGATAGTGAGGATGAAGGGTATGTATCTTTGAGGAAATCATTGTTAGCACGAAAGCGGATAGGGAAGCGGAAAGCTAGAGTTTGA
- the LOC126715240 gene encoding kinesin-like protein KIN-13B isoform X1, which yields MNVVGRQMSRSNSSSHHQRQYSDHLIDASSKWLQSSTSLSQDFGFYGGGVQGSRMSRNIADPPTPLGSRSMSLRRNGEDQVSPTSEFSPGLLDLHSFDTELLPEMPVPSLYGGSQLHQPLHNRSFDDSEPFLSTNKLINRSRGLPDNNLLKSFSADKERANNVAKIKVVVRKRPLNKKEIAKKEEDIITIEPTSNALTVHETKLKVDLTEYVEKHEFVFDAVLNEDVSNDKVYSETVEPIVPLIFHRTKATCFAYGQTGNGKTYTMQPLPLKATQDILSLMHHTYWNQGFQLFVSFFEIYGGKLFDLLNDRKKLCMREDGKQQVCIVGLQEYRVSNVETIKEFIEKGNATRSTGTTGANEESSRSHAILQLCIKRSANGTESKPSRLVGKLSFIDLAGSERGADTTDNDKQTRMEGAEINKSLLALKECIRALDNDQGHIPFRGSKLTEVLRDSFVGDSRTVMISCISPSSGSCEHTLNTLRYADRVKSLSKGNISKRDPLSSSSNLRDSTALPLSALPDESTFEDNITYVSNDKNKFGWSKHIEKEPSPPFNVDRVPSGRIEGSLPAAVYLDYHKGHRGGQNDMDEDDFDYSEHNYDKEKPSRMNNKKVETYQKSTLEDKRKIDFQIKRRDMSDIAANNSHSDDDLNALLKEEENLVTAHRRQVEETIDIVREEMNLLVEADQPGNQLDEYISKLNAILSQKAAGIFQLQTQLAQFQRRLKEYNVLASSGN from the exons ATGAATGTGGTTGGGAGACAGATGTCGCGATCTAATTCGTCGTCGCACCACCAGCGTCAGTACTCCGATCACTTAATCGACGCTTCCTCTAAGTGGCTCCAATCCTCGACAAGTCTTTCTCAG GATTTCGGGTTCTATGGAGGTGGAGTTCAGGGGTCGAGAATGAGCAGGAACATTGCGGACCCTCCGACGCCTCTGGGTTCGAGGTCCATGAGCTTGAGAAGGAATGGTGAAGATCAAGTCTCACCCACCAGTGAGTTCAGCCCCGGCTTGCTCGATCTACATAGCTTCGATACCGAGCTATTGCCTGAG ATGCCGGTCCCAAGCCTATATGGTGGATCGCAACTTCATCAACCTCTTCACAACAGAAGTTTTGATGACTCCGAGCCGTTTCTTTCCACCAACAAGCTTATAAACAGATCCCGAGGGTTGCCTGACAATAATCTTCTCAAAAGTTTCTCAGCAGATAAAGAAAGAGCCAATAATGTTGCTAAGATCAAAGTTGTG GTGCGCAAGAGACCACTAAATAAGAAGGAAATagcaaagaaagaggaagaTATTATTACCATAGAACCAACTTCCAATGCTCTCACAGTTCATGAAACAAAACTCAAA GTTGACTTAACAGAATATGTTGAGAAacatgaatttgtttttgatgcTGTGCTGAATGAAGATGTTTCAAATGATAAA GTATACTCAGAGACTGTGGAGCCAATAGTTCCACTAATTTTCCATCGAACTAAAGCAACCTGCTTTGCATATGGGCAAACAGGCAA CGGAAAGACTTACACAATGCAACCATTACCCCTCAAAGCGACCCAAGATATTTTAAGCTTAATGCATCACACCTACTGGAACCAAGGTTTTCAATTATTTGTCAGTTTCTTTGAAATATATGGAGGGAAACTTTTTGACCTGCTCAATGATCGGAA AAAGCTTTGCATGAGGGAGGATGGGAAACAGCAGGTCTGCATTGTAGGTTTGCAAGAATACAGGGTATCAAATGTTGAGACGATCAAGGAGTTCATTGAGAAAGGAAATGCTACAAGAAGTACTGGTACTACTGGTGCAAATGAGGAATCTTCAAGATCACATGCTATACTTCAGCTTTGTATCAAGAGGTCAGCCAATGGGACTGAGTCAAAGCCTTCTCGACTTGTAGGCAAGCTATCTTTTATAGATCTTGCTGGAAGTGAACGTGGTGCAGATACTACCGACAATGATAAACAGACAAG AATGGAAGGTGCTGAAATCAATAAAAGCTTACTTGCTTTGAAAGAATGCATTAGAGCTCTTGACAATGACCAGGGTCACATTCCTTTCAGAGGGAGTAAGTTGACAGAAGTTCTTAGAGATTCGTTTGTTGGTGACTCACGCACTGTTATGATATCATGCATTTCACCAAGCTCAGGATCATGTGAACACACTCTCAACACACTAAGATATGCTGACAG AGTGAAGAGTTTGTCGAAAGGGAACATTTCAAAAAGGGATCCCTTGTCTTCATCTTCAAACCTGAGAGACTCAACTGCATTGCCCTTGTCAGCTTTACCAGATGAATCAACCTTTGAGGATAATATAACTTATGTTTCCAATGACAAGAACAAGTTTGGCTGGTCCAAACATATTGAAAAAGAACCCTCCCCACCATTTAATGTGGATCGTGTTCCAAGTGGGAGGATAGAGGGAAGTTTGCCTGCAGCTGTATATTTAGATTATCACAAAGGTCATAGAGGTGGTCAAAATGACATGGATGAAGATGATTTTGATTACTCTGAGCATAACTATGATAAAGAGAAACCATCAAGGATGAATAATAAAAAGGTAGAGACCTACCAAAAATCAACTTTGGAGGATAAGAGGAAGATTGACTTTCAGATTAAAAGGAGGGATATGTCTGACATTGCTGCTAACAACTCTCATTCTGATGATGATCTTAATGCCCTACTTAAG GAGGAGGAAAATCTTGTAACTGCTCACCGGAGACAAGTGGAAGAGACAATAGACATTGTCAGAGAG GAGATGAATCTGCTGGTTGAAGCTGATCAGCCAGGCAATCAATTGGATGAATATATCTCCAAATTGAATGCCATCCTTTCACAGAAGGCTGCAGGAATTTTTCAATTGCAGACCCAGTTGGCTCAATTTCAGAGGCGTCTTAAAGAGTATAATGTGTTGGCATCTTCTGGTAATTGA
- the LOC126715240 gene encoding kinesin-like protein KIN-13B isoform X2, whose protein sequence is MNVVGRQMSRSNSSSHHQRQYSDHLIDASSKWLQSSTSLSQDFGFYGGGVQGSRMSRNIADPPTPLGSRSMSLRRNGEDQVSPTSEFSPGLLDLHSFDTELLPEMPVPSLYGGSQLHQPLHNRSFDDSEPFLSTNKLINRSRGLPDNNLLKSFSADKERANNVAKIKVVVRKRPLNKKEIAKKEEDIITIEPTSNALTVHETKLKVDLTEYVEKHEFVFDAVLNEDVSNDKVYSETVEPIVPLIFHRTKATCFAYGQTGSGKTYTMQPLPLKATQDILSLMHHTYWNQGFQLFVSFFEIYGGKLFDLLNDRKKLCMREDGKQQVCIVGLQEYRVSNVETIKEFIEKGNATRSTGTTGANEESSRSHAILQLCIKRSANGTESKPSRLVGKLSFIDLAGSERGADTTDNDKQTRMEGAEINKSLLALKECIRALDNDQGHIPFRGSKLTEVLRDSFVGDSRTVMISCISPSSGSCEHTLNTLRYADRVKSLSKGNISKRDPLSSSSNLRDSTALPLSALPDESTFEDNITYVSNDKNKFGWSKHIEKEPSPPFNVDRVPSGRIEGSLPAAVYLDYHKGHRGGQNDMDEDDFDYSEHNYDKEKPSRMNNKKVETYQKSTLEDKRKIDFQIKRRDMSDIAANNSHSDDDLNALLKEEENLVTAHRRQVEETIDIVREEMNLLVEADQPGNQLDEYISKLNAILSQKAAGIFQLQTQLAQFQRRLKEYNVLASSGN, encoded by the exons ATGAATGTGGTTGGGAGACAGATGTCGCGATCTAATTCGTCGTCGCACCACCAGCGTCAGTACTCCGATCACTTAATCGACGCTTCCTCTAAGTGGCTCCAATCCTCGACAAGTCTTTCTCAG GATTTCGGGTTCTATGGAGGTGGAGTTCAGGGGTCGAGAATGAGCAGGAACATTGCGGACCCTCCGACGCCTCTGGGTTCGAGGTCCATGAGCTTGAGAAGGAATGGTGAAGATCAAGTCTCACCCACCAGTGAGTTCAGCCCCGGCTTGCTCGATCTACATAGCTTCGATACCGAGCTATTGCCTGAG ATGCCGGTCCCAAGCCTATATGGTGGATCGCAACTTCATCAACCTCTTCACAACAGAAGTTTTGATGACTCCGAGCCGTTTCTTTCCACCAACAAGCTTATAAACAGATCCCGAGGGTTGCCTGACAATAATCTTCTCAAAAGTTTCTCAGCAGATAAAGAAAGAGCCAATAATGTTGCTAAGATCAAAGTTGTG GTGCGCAAGAGACCACTAAATAAGAAGGAAATagcaaagaaagaggaagaTATTATTACCATAGAACCAACTTCCAATGCTCTCACAGTTCATGAAACAAAACTCAAA GTTGACTTAACAGAATATGTTGAGAAacatgaatttgtttttgatgcTGTGCTGAATGAAGATGTTTCAAATGATAAA GTATACTCAGAGACTGTGGAGCCAATAGTTCCACTAATTTTCCATCGAACTAAAGCAACCTGCTTTGCATATGGGCAAACAG GGAGCGGAAAGACTTACACAATGCAACCATTACCCCTCAAAGCGACCCAAGATATTTTAAGCTTAATGCATCACACCTACTGGAACCAAGGTTTTCAATTATTTGTCAGTTTCTTTGAAATATATGGAGGGAAACTTTTTGACCTGCTCAATGATCGGAA AAAGCTTTGCATGAGGGAGGATGGGAAACAGCAGGTCTGCATTGTAGGTTTGCAAGAATACAGGGTATCAAATGTTGAGACGATCAAGGAGTTCATTGAGAAAGGAAATGCTACAAGAAGTACTGGTACTACTGGTGCAAATGAGGAATCTTCAAGATCACATGCTATACTTCAGCTTTGTATCAAGAGGTCAGCCAATGGGACTGAGTCAAAGCCTTCTCGACTTGTAGGCAAGCTATCTTTTATAGATCTTGCTGGAAGTGAACGTGGTGCAGATACTACCGACAATGATAAACAGACAAG AATGGAAGGTGCTGAAATCAATAAAAGCTTACTTGCTTTGAAAGAATGCATTAGAGCTCTTGACAATGACCAGGGTCACATTCCTTTCAGAGGGAGTAAGTTGACAGAAGTTCTTAGAGATTCGTTTGTTGGTGACTCACGCACTGTTATGATATCATGCATTTCACCAAGCTCAGGATCATGTGAACACACTCTCAACACACTAAGATATGCTGACAG AGTGAAGAGTTTGTCGAAAGGGAACATTTCAAAAAGGGATCCCTTGTCTTCATCTTCAAACCTGAGAGACTCAACTGCATTGCCCTTGTCAGCTTTACCAGATGAATCAACCTTTGAGGATAATATAACTTATGTTTCCAATGACAAGAACAAGTTTGGCTGGTCCAAACATATTGAAAAAGAACCCTCCCCACCATTTAATGTGGATCGTGTTCCAAGTGGGAGGATAGAGGGAAGTTTGCCTGCAGCTGTATATTTAGATTATCACAAAGGTCATAGAGGTGGTCAAAATGACATGGATGAAGATGATTTTGATTACTCTGAGCATAACTATGATAAAGAGAAACCATCAAGGATGAATAATAAAAAGGTAGAGACCTACCAAAAATCAACTTTGGAGGATAAGAGGAAGATTGACTTTCAGATTAAAAGGAGGGATATGTCTGACATTGCTGCTAACAACTCTCATTCTGATGATGATCTTAATGCCCTACTTAAG GAGGAGGAAAATCTTGTAACTGCTCACCGGAGACAAGTGGAAGAGACAATAGACATTGTCAGAGAG GAGATGAATCTGCTGGTTGAAGCTGATCAGCCAGGCAATCAATTGGATGAATATATCTCCAAATTGAATGCCATCCTTTCACAGAAGGCTGCAGGAATTTTTCAATTGCAGACCCAGTTGGCTCAATTTCAGAGGCGTCTTAAAGAGTATAATGTGTTGGCATCTTCTGGTAATTGA
- the LOC126715242 gene encoding uncharacterized protein LOC126715242, which translates to MASICLSIPSFKTLAILSPSYTSSTSSPSSSSSSSSSSSVGDACFVRCRCSIPMFDSQRVVSTHRLRAKRQVVRMAPDEEKLTRRNPLDFPIEWERPKPGRRPDIFPQFSPMKTPLPPPLPYDPPEEDEEEEEKKEEEEDDPEKEEPDQPENQ; encoded by the exons atggctTCGATTTGCCTCTCAATTCCGAGCTTCAAAACCCTAGCTATTCTATCTCCATCATACACATCTTCGACTTCATccccatcttcttcttcttcttcttcttcttcttcatctgtgGGCGACGCGTGCTTCGTTCGCTGCAGATGCTCAATTCCAATGTTCGATTCTCAGCGCGTGGTTTCAACTCATCGTTTGAGGGCAAAGAGGCAAGTGGTCCGTATGGCTCCCGATGAAGAGAAACTCACGCGCCGTAATCCTCTCGATTTCCCCATc GAGTGGGAGAGGCCAAAACCAGGGCGTAGACCTGATATATTCCCCCAGTTTAGCCCTATGAAAACACCATTACCACCTCCATTGCCATATGATCCTCCggaagaagatgaggaagaggaagagaagaaagaggaggaggaggatgatCCTGAAAAGGAAGAGCCAGATCAGCCTGAGAATCAGTAG
- the LOC126715243 gene encoding G-type lectin S-receptor-like serine/threonine-protein kinase CES101, with product MAKLRNLMLFLFSCLCMESPYSSCQEIYSLKQGQQMRDEEHLLSENGIFKLGFFNPSYSSDYYLGIWYSKLPKNPESVWVANPDYPIYKSSGVLTLDNEGLLKITHDGGQPIVINPIQKVLSNVTATLLDSGNLVLTEVYSNGRAGRVLWQSFDHPTNTLLPQMKLGLNRKTGQSWALNSWLSSQVPAPGAFRLGVDPGSADQLIVWQRGDVYWTSGVWNKGSFQMAPDLKRSLDVYEFSFVSKEDEKYFSYKVKNNSTISRWELNSWGQIVQFTLDVDGTTWKNTTTSPCKFNVNYPNAVCIEQNHTECRNGSELFVPKKGYYKETKLKYFHYNSSLALSDCHYSCWNNCSCIAYKNHFDNGTGCEFWNKDANFIGNENFPAIYIHELGNNKEGTPTEGGTRENSAGSTKELWWIWCIVAITAGLAILLLGYLCYRRRKLGLLQQDEGKTSQDKGLLELRSLIFNKFDDKIKRDRKKGNEVQLFSFPEILAATNHFSFSNKLGEGGFGPVYKGLLQDGQQFAVKRLARDSGQGLKEFMNEITLIAELQHVNLVRLLGCCIHEEENMLIYEYMPNKSLDSFIFDPTKRKLLDWRKRVSITKGVAQGLLYLHKYSRLRVIHRDLKPSNILLDDDMNPKISDFGMARIFGQNESRANTKRVVGTYGYMSPEYAMNGIFSEKSDIYSFGVLMLEIVSGKKSSVFSSSSSITLIEQAWDLWKRGDILELMDPSLDSSCPKSELFRYIHIGLLCVQERATDRPTMSDIIPMLANEAVFLPDPKQLEKTEAGLTLPGGKIDINSVNCVSITVMEAR from the exons ATGGCTAAACTTAGGAACctcatgctttttcttttctcgtGTCTCTGCATGGAATCACCGTATTCTTCTTGTCAAGAAATCTATTCATTGAAGCAAGGGCAACAGATGAGAGATGAGGAGCATCTACTTTCTGAAAATGGTATCTTCAAATTAGGCTTCTTCAACCCTAGCTATTCAAGTGACTACTACTTAGGAATATGGTACAGTAAACTACCAAAAAATCCAGAATCAGTCTGGGTGGCAAACCCAGATTATCCAATCTATAAATCATCTGGAGTTCTTACGTTAGACAACGAAGGATTGTTGAAGATCACACATGATGGAGGGCAGCCAATTGTGATAAATCCCATTCAGAAAGTGTTGAGTAACGTGACAGCAACTCTCTTGGATTCTGGAAACCTAGTGCTAACAGAAGTTTATTCGAATGGAAGAGCAGGGCGAGTCTTGTGGCAAAGTTTTGATCATCCAACCAACACACTACTGCCCCAAATGAAACTAGGCTTGAACCGGAAGACTGGACAAAGTTGGGCACTAAATTCATGGTTGAGTAGCCAGGTCCCTGCACCAGGGGCTTTCAGGCTAGGCGTGGATCCTGGTAGTGCTGACCAGTTGATCGTCTGGCAGCGAGGGGATGTATATTGGACTAGTGGGGTCTGGAATAAGGGGAGCTTCCAAATGGCTCCTGATCTGAAAAGGAGCCTTGATGTGTATGAATTCAGTTTTGTGTCAAAAGAGGATGAGAAATACTTCTCTTACAAAGTTAAGAACAATTCTACTATCTCAAGGTGGGAGCTGAATTCTTGGGGGCAGATCGTGCAGTTCACTTTAGATGTGGATGGTACTACATGGAAAAACACAACCACTAGTCCATGTAAATTTAATGTGAACTATCCAAATGCTGTGTGCATAGAGCAGAATCACACAGAATGCAGGAACGGTTCTGAGTTGTTTGTGCCAAAAAAAGGCTATTACAAGGAAACTAAATTGAAGTATTTTCATTATAATTCCAGCTTGGCTCTCAGTGATTGTCACTATAGCTGTTGGAATAATTGCTCTTGCATTGCTTATAAAAACCATTTTGACAATGGTACTGGATGTGAGTTTTGGAATAAGGACGCAAATTTCATTGGGAATGAGAACTTTCCAGCAATATACATCCATGAGCTAGGAAATAATAAAG AGGGTACACCCACTGAAGGAGGCACAAGGGAAAATTCCGCAGGAAGCACAAAGGAGTTGTGGTGGATATGGTGCATTGTTGCCATTACAGCTGGTCTAGCAATCCTACTTTTGGGTTATTTGTGCTACAGGAGGAGAAAACTTGGACTCTTGCAACAAGATG AAGGGAAAACAAGCCAGGACAAGGGATTACTTGAGTTAAGATCCctaattttcaacaaatttgaCGATAAGATCAAAAGAGACAGAAAGAAGGGCAATGAGGTTCAATTATTTAGTTTTCCTGAAATATTGGCCGCAACTAATCACTTCTCATTTTCCAACAAGCTTGGAGAGGGAGGTTTTGGACCAGTTTACAAG GGTTTATTACAAGATGGACAGCAGTTTGCAGTAAAAAGACTTGCAAGAGATTCTGGACAAGGGCTCAAAGAATTCATGAATGAGATTACACTAATAGCTGAACTTCAACATGTCAATCTTGTTAGGCTTTTGGGTTGTTGTATTCACGAAGAAGAAAATATGTTGATTTATGAGTACATGCCAAATAAAAGCTTGGATTCCTTCATTTTTG ATCCCACTAAAAGAAAACTTCTCGACTGGAGAAAACGTGTCAGCATTACTAAAGGGGTTGCACAAGGACTTCTTTATCTTCACAAATATTCCAGACTAAGAGTAATACATAGAGACTTGAAACCTAGTAACATTTTACTTGACGATGACATGAACCCTAAAATATCAGATTTTGGTATGGCTagaatttttggacagaacgaaagCAGAGCAAATACTAAGAGGGTTGTTGGGACATA TGGCTATATGTCTCCTGAGTATGCCATGAATGGCATTTTCTCCGAGAAATCTGATATTTATAGTTTTGGAGTCCTAATGCTAGAGATTGTGAGTGGCAAGAAAAGCTCAGTTTTTTCTTCATCCAGCAGTATCACTCTTATAGAACAA GCATGGGATTTGTGGAAGCGAGGCGATATTCTTGAATTGATGGATCCATCACTGGACTCCTCATGTCCCAAAAGTGAACTGTTCAGATACATCCACATTGGTCTCCTATGTGTGCAAGAGCGTGCAACGGATAGACCAACTATGTCAGATATCATCCCCATGCTCGCAAATGAGGCTGTGTTCCTGCCTGATCCAAAACAACTTGAGAAAACTGAAGCTGGGTTAACATTGCCTGGTGGAAAGATAGACATTAATTCGGTAAATTGTGTATCTATAACTGTTATGGAAGCCAGATAG